A section of the Ignavibacteriales bacterium genome encodes:
- a CDS encoding O-antigen ligase family protein, whose translation MPDTNDKIYSKLNGIIVSLLVVQVITVSVSVAASSIAFGTWGGLWIIQLLVYRKEPHGKVIWQELKYIVLFMLLFSVAEILSRIYAVYPEGAMIGLKRLLLFLVFFGTVYKIPDRKALHFVLFVVLCSVMLVSIYELVNYFILAPTLIPERGFAETRIDYLLYPISSAEIKIMVLMTIFPLMFIKERFFVDRKYLIIISIPILLSMLLTQSRNVLLAFIVCLAIFGFIKNWKAVIVGAVVIIILLFVLPPEFTSRFTSIFDPEHGSNAARLTMWKTGWQIFLANPFTGVGDNKIMDVYIMYKPHLTEWEHSHLHSNIFMILATTGILGFVSFVGLFLTVFLKQLKYYREITNESDHALILGSILMFISFQISGIFEWNFGDHEVLTVFLFLLSVPFIIFKLTPKKQNKT comes from the coding sequence TTGCCCGACACAAACGATAAAATATATTCGAAACTCAACGGAATAATTGTTTCGCTTCTGGTAGTCCAGGTTATTACTGTTAGTGTTTCCGTGGCTGCTTCCTCGATAGCATTTGGGACCTGGGGAGGTCTATGGATTATACAGCTTCTGGTATACCGAAAAGAACCACATGGAAAGGTCATCTGGCAGGAGCTGAAATATATTGTCCTTTTCATGCTATTATTTTCCGTAGCTGAGATACTTTCGCGAATTTATGCCGTCTATCCGGAAGGAGCAATGATCGGGTTGAAAAGATTGTTACTGTTCCTTGTTTTCTTTGGTACGGTATACAAGATTCCGGACAGAAAAGCATTACACTTCGTATTATTTGTTGTACTTTGTTCGGTAATGCTTGTTTCAATATATGAACTTGTAAACTACTTTATATTAGCACCTACACTGATCCCGGAAAGAGGCTTTGCTGAGACACGTATAGATTATTTACTCTACCCTATCAGCAGTGCAGAGATCAAGATCATGGTGCTGATGACTATATTCCCACTTATGTTTATTAAGGAAAGATTTTTTGTGGATAGAAAGTATCTAATAATAATATCCATACCGATCTTGCTCTCAATGCTTCTGACGCAATCGAGAAACGTACTACTCGCATTCATAGTTTGTCTTGCAATCTTTGGATTTATCAAAAACTGGAAGGCTGTGATAGTAGGGGCGGTAGTGATCATTATTTTACTTTTTGTCTTACCGCCGGAGTTCACTTCCAGATTCACAAGCATATTCGACCCTGAGCATGGCAGTAATGCAGCGCGCCTCACTATGTGGAAGACAGGCTGGCAGATATTTCTGGCAAATCCATTTACCGGCGTAGGCGATAATAAAATAATGGATGTCTATATCATGTATAAACCCCACCTTACCGAGTGGGAGCATTCCCACCTGCATAGCAATATATTCATGATACTGGCTACAACAGGCATATTAGGTTTTGTTTCATTTGTAGGATTGTTTCTAACAGTATTCCTTAAACAGCTGAAATACTACCGGGAAATAACCAACGAAAGCGACCATGCACTGATACTGGGAAGCATTCTTATGTTTATATCGTTTCAAATATCCGGTATCTTTGAATGGAACTTCGGTGACCACGAAGTACTGACGGTATTCCTTTTCCTTTTATCCGTGCCATTTATTATATTTAAATTAACACCAAAAAAACAAAATAAAACGTAA
- a CDS encoding DUF1844 domain-containing protein: MEITRSTQLFLSLINSFQMQTMMQLGKLKNPFTDESERDLNAAQVSIDILDMLKEKTANNLNDDEGRFLNQVISDLKLNYVEEKNKDSKAESNGSPEKPEEDTNPEEQTNDDKPEGE; the protein is encoded by the coding sequence ATGGAAATCACAAGAAGTACACAATTATTCCTGTCACTTATTAACAGTTTCCAAATGCAGACGATGATGCAATTAGGCAAGCTAAAAAATCCTTTTACCGATGAAAGCGAGAGAGACCTTAATGCGGCGCAAGTGAGCATAGATATTCTCGACATGCTAAAGGAAAAAACGGCTAACAATCTAAATGACGATGAAGGCAGATTCCTTAACCAGGTTATCTCAGACCTTAAGCTTAATTATGTCGAAGAAAAGAATAAGGATTCAAAAGCCGAATCTAACGGCAGTCCGGAAAAACCGGAAGAAGATACCAATCCAGAAGAACAAACCAATGATGATAAACCTGAAGGTGAATGA
- a CDS encoding NAD(+)/NADH kinase, producing MRFGIIGNINKPDIESTLFDLLSFMTKEKLEFFLDKDLISKITKPEFKKRCFTSSEVVRNSDVIISLGGDGTFLHTARLVGNKQIPIFGVNMGTLGFMSEINPSEMKKFIKQLTKKHFKVKDRVVLSCKLPNGKKLHGINEIVVDRSHSIRMMEIEILYNNEKIVQFLGDGVIISTPTGCTGYSLSAGGPIVSLESSDFIITPVCPHTLNVRPIIVPDKGIITVKVHREIEARVTADGQKFRNFNSPVEFTFEKADYTMKVINRPRSSYFKTLNKKLLWGKDLRKY from the coding sequence ATGAGATTTGGAATAATCGGAAATATTAATAAACCTGACATCGAGAGCACCCTTTTTGATCTGCTCTCATTTATGACAAAGGAAAAACTGGAATTTTTTCTTGATAAGGACCTCATATCTAAAATTACAAAGCCGGAATTTAAGAAAAGATGTTTCACTTCTTCAGAAGTAGTACGTAATTCAGACGTTATTATTTCTCTTGGTGGTGACGGTACATTCCTCCATACTGCTAGGCTTGTCGGAAATAAGCAGATCCCTATCTTTGGAGTAAATATGGGTACACTCGGATTTATGTCTGAGATCAATCCATCTGAGATGAAGAAATTCATCAAACAGCTGACAAAAAAACATTTTAAAGTTAAAGATAGAGTTGTTTTATCGTGCAAACTGCCAAATGGTAAAAAACTCCATGGCATAAATGAGATAGTTGTAGATAGATCCCACTCTATCCGCATGATGGAGATCGAGATACTCTATAATAATGAAAAAATAGTACAGTTCCTTGGTGACGGAGTTATAATCTCAACGCCGACCGGATGCACGGGATATTCTCTCTCCGCCGGAGGACCAATCGTTTCATTGGAAAGCAGTGATTTTATAATTACTCCGGTATGCCCGCATACGCTCAATGTGCGCCCAATCATTGTTCCCGATAAGGGTATCATAACCGTTAAGGTTCACCGGGAAATTGAAGCACGGGTGACAGCTGATGGGCAGAAATTCAGGAATTTTAATTCTCCTGTCGAGTTCACATTTGAGAAGGCAGATTATACTATGAAGGTCATAAACCGTCCGAGATCGAGCTATTTTAAGACCTTAAATAAGAAACTTCTCTGGGGTAAGGATCTAAGGAAGTACTAA
- a CDS encoding carbonic anhydrase (macrophage inducible 5; Mig-5) yields MQSKESQSLVTPQAALQMLKDGNKRFVEKNQLERDYHYEAGETSTSQYPFAAILGCIDSRVPVEVVFDQGFGDIFVTRIAGNIVNDDIIGSLEFSCKAVGAKLILILGHSNCGAILGTINDVKLGKLTGLLDKIKPAVDALQSYEGDISADNPDYVHRVCEMNVLLMIQKLRSESDILREMEEKGEILIKGAWYDIASGAVEFLD; encoded by the coding sequence ATGCAATCAAAAGAATCACAGAGCTTAGTTACACCACAGGCAGCTCTCCAGATGCTGAAGGATGGCAACAAAAGATTTGTTGAAAAAAATCAGCTGGAGAGGGATTATCATTATGAAGCGGGTGAGACTTCCACTTCGCAATATCCATTTGCGGCTATTCTTGGATGCATTGATTCCAGGGTGCCGGTTGAAGTCGTATTCGACCAGGGATTTGGGGATATATTTGTAACGAGGATAGCCGGAAATATTGTAAATGATGACATAATCGGAAGCCTTGAATTTTCCTGCAAAGCTGTCGGTGCTAAGCTCATACTTATCCTCGGTCATTCAAATTGCGGCGCAATATTGGGTACAATAAATGATGTTAAGTTAGGAAAATTGACCGGGCTTTTGGATAAAATTAAACCTGCTGTTGATGCTCTCCAATCATACGAAGGTGATATATCTGCCGATAATCCTGATTATGTCCATAGAGTATGCGAAATGAATGTTTTACTAATGATACAAAAGCTCAGAAGTGAAAGCGATATTTTAAGAGAAATGGAAGAAAAAGGTGAAATATTAATAAAAGGTGCCTGGTATGATATTGCCTCAGGTGCTGTAGAGTTTCTTGATTAG
- a CDS encoding T9SS type A sorting domain-containing protein — translation MRRLIFTLFVVSIFLSTGFDFGDRIISNSNNSIKYIPDVMGNVNLLDNEGNMLVVHTDNPDSFPMYSGFPVNITSATTAEGGIFCNMDGDPELEIVYNTGLSVQARNLDGSSVPGWPKTLTQSADGAPSFGDIDGDGQGEIVVVSHGATVSSGGTIRAYELDGSNVTGFPINHGYCSRTPVLADLDNNGSMEIIVNKRATGVNELWVYKGDGTVYPGWPRSLSHVPGSSAAVGNIDNTGGPEIIMEAYDGIFAWHANGDSLPGFPYMLTNGDNTSYSSPVLVDVNGDNQKEIVFGTHGSSGGFVYILKNDGTVMPGWPKTTSQWVYGPPAVGYIDNDNILDVAVGDQVGSGSPADFVYAWNINGTALSGFPIGPVWAVNAQVILADIDNDNMTELIFDDNTSPPGRYLAYNHDATPVSGWPIEFTGSSFFSTPVLTDVNRDGILDIAGTGNEIVSQIVHIYLWNTGMPYNTSRMYNPVWQYNVQHTGEYNNRTLVNINTVSNQTPETFKLYQNYPNPFNPSTNIKFDITKSSNVRLTVYDMLGKEVKTLFAGDLNAGSYEYNFNAEGLTSGVYFYRLFANGETVGVNKMLLIK, via the coding sequence ATGAGACGCTTAATTTTTACTTTATTCGTTGTATCTATATTTTTGTCAACTGGATTTGATTTTGGAGATAGGATTATTTCTAATTCTAATAATTCCATCAAATACATCCCTGATGTAATGGGTAATGTTAATCTGCTTGATAACGAGGGGAATATGTTAGTTGTTCATACGGATAATCCCGATTCGTTTCCTATGTATTCGGGTTTCCCTGTTAATATAACAAGTGCTACTACCGCAGAGGGTGGAATATTTTGTAATATGGACGGGGATCCTGAGCTTGAGATAGTGTATAATACCGGTTTATCTGTTCAGGCAAGAAATCTCGACGGATCGAGTGTACCGGGCTGGCCAAAAACTTTAACACAATCAGCGGACGGCGCTCCTTCATTCGGTGATATCGATGGTGACGGCCAAGGAGAGATCGTTGTTGTTTCTCACGGAGCTACGGTCTCATCCGGTGGCACAATTCGTGCATATGAGTTGGATGGTTCTAATGTTACAGGTTTCCCAATAAACCACGGCTATTGCTCCAGAACCCCTGTTCTTGCTGACCTTGATAATAACGGTTCAATGGAAATAATAGTTAATAAGAGAGCAACCGGTGTAAATGAACTATGGGTTTACAAAGGTGACGGTACTGTATATCCCGGCTGGCCAAGATCTTTAAGCCACGTCCCCGGCTCAAGCGCGGCTGTAGGAAATATCGATAATACAGGCGGTCCTGAGATCATAATGGAAGCGTACGATGGTATTTTCGCGTGGCATGCGAACGGAGATTCACTCCCGGGATTTCCATATATGTTAACCAATGGTGATAACACTTCCTATTCCTCACCTGTTCTTGTAGATGTGAACGGAGACAATCAAAAAGAGATTGTATTCGGGACACATGGATCATCAGGCGGTTTTGTTTACATTTTAAAGAATGACGGTACAGTAATGCCGGGCTGGCCAAAAACTACTTCGCAATGGGTATATGGACCTCCAGCCGTAGGATATATAGATAATGATAATATTCTCGACGTTGCAGTAGGTGATCAGGTGGGAAGCGGTTCTCCGGCTGATTTTGTATATGCCTGGAATATAAATGGCACCGCGCTCAGTGGATTTCCGATAGGACCGGTATGGGCTGTTAATGCACAGGTGATTCTTGCAGATATAGACAATGATAATATGACGGAGCTTATCTTTGATGACAATACATCACCACCGGGCAGGTATCTGGCATATAATCATGATGCAACACCCGTCAGTGGATGGCCTATCGAATTTACGGGCAGTTCGTTTTTCAGTACACCTGTATTGACCGATGTAAACAGGGATGGTATTCTGGACATTGCAGGAACGGGAAATGAAATAGTAAGCCAGATAGTTCATATCTATCTATGGAATACAGGAATGCCATATAATACTTCACGTATGTATAATCCGGTGTGGCAATATAATGTACAACATACCGGCGAGTATAATAATAGGACCCTGGTAAACATTAACACGGTCTCAAATCAAACACCGGAAACATTTAAATTATATCAGAACTATCCAAATCCGTTTAATCCTTCGACTAATATTAAATTTGATATTACTAAATCATCTAATGTAAGGCTTACTGTATATGATATGCTTGGCAAGGAAGTAAAAACTTTATTTGCGGGCGATCTGAATGCAGGAAGTTATGAATATAATTTTAATGCTGAAGGACTGACTTCGGGAGTTTATTTCTACAGGCTATTTGCGAACGGTGAAACTGTTGGAGTTAATAAAATGCTTCTTATAAAATAA
- the xerD gene encoding site-specific tyrosine recombinase XerD has protein sequence MDYRKQFINFLRTEKSLSENTVQSYSFDLKKFSDFLDTKKVSGIDEASEKNVIDFLRSLRSVKDEKPISEKSMARMLSTLRSYYRFLESEGVISANPMENIDSPRQKRELPEVLSVSEIDSILSKPDVSDKLGLRDRAILETMYASGLRVSEVINLQLSDIITDEEFLRVMGKGSKERIVPIGSSALDWVKKYVEGSRSILRNDKSENYLFLNFRGKKLSRMAIWDIVRKYCTQAGIKKDVHPHTLRHSFATHLLEGGADIRIIQEMLGHSDISTTQIYTHIDKEYLIEVHKTFHPRA, from the coding sequence ATGGATTATCGTAAACAGTTCATAAATTTTCTCAGGACAGAAAAGTCACTCTCCGAAAATACTGTGCAATCCTATTCATTCGATCTAAAAAAATTTTCCGACTTTCTAGATACTAAAAAGGTATCGGGAATAGACGAAGCGTCTGAAAAGAACGTCATAGACTTTTTGCGAAGCCTCCGCTCAGTTAAAGATGAAAAACCAATCTCCGAAAAATCAATGGCGCGTATGCTTTCTACATTGAGATCATATTACAGATTTCTTGAATCAGAAGGTGTGATTTCAGCGAACCCAATGGAAAATATTGATTCCCCCAGGCAAAAAAGAGAACTTCCTGAAGTGCTCTCCGTAAGTGAGATAGACTCTATCCTCTCAAAACCGGATGTGAGTGACAAACTTGGCTTAAGAGACAGGGCGATACTTGAGACAATGTATGCAAGCGGATTACGCGTGAGCGAAGTTATTAATTTACAATTATCGGATATCATCACGGATGAAGAGTTTCTAAGAGTAATGGGCAAGGGATCGAAGGAAAGAATTGTTCCGATAGGGAGCTCGGCTCTCGATTGGGTAAAGAAATACGTAGAGGGCTCCCGTAGTATTTTGAGGAATGACAAATCTGAGAATTATTTATTCCTTAATTTTAGAGGGAAGAAGTTATCCAGAATGGCAATATGGGACATTGTTAGAAAATATTGTACTCAAGCGGGTATAAAGAAGGATGTCCATCCGCATACACTCAGGCATTCATTCGCAACACATCTATTGGAGGGTGGAGCGGATATAAGGATCATACAGGAGATGCTGGGGCATTCTGATATTTCCACCACCCAGATATACACTCATATTGATAAGGAGTATCTCATCGAGGTTCATAAGACATTTCACCCAAGAGCCTGA
- a CDS encoding HDIG domain-containing protein, with the protein MATAVRKIKDFFTVPPGFDFRTNIGVKIGIGIVTWIIIILFLPSYKSIETQYEIGTIWSNEDLIAPFSFPVYKDDQDYENEKQEVINSVSPIFKESGLQEASVKSQLSNFFDKLDNILNKAEVLQKDNKGDINSELLDEQKDKLFVEFSPEEWRALFSYYKGDLSGERISYGRLKEDLSLYLQELSKNKITDKSKSDIKSETVSVIIGNNKVLSSENVSDIFDKEQVVEMVNSKFTPLLSNNELSEVVRKISNVFLKPSLVYDENLTNLEIQTRIDAIPKTIGIVRENERIISKHDPITRQTKLKLDSYKKVRLERVGVQDYFVQYIGKALMVLILLLSFVFFLRYIRPEVFADNLMLILISSLIILQCFFAYLSLQVVVNAPVELLIFVPVTSILLTIIFDSRLSFYSSAITCFLIAAVRGGDFTIAFISFCGAVLAIFSVRDMKNRNQIFRSFFFILIGNSISILAISLDRVQDTSQILSHLLFGAINAIMSPVIAYGLLIFYEKAFRITTDLTLVELSDFNHPLLKELSSKAPGTFHHSIIMGNLSEKAADAIGANGVLARVGCYYHDIGKIARPEYYVENQMDNNLHDRLNPKMSAKIIISHVKDGVKLAEKYRLPQEIINFIPMHHGTILVSYFHNKDKEALEAEGQSDEIYRYPGPKPSTKEAGIVMLADAVEASTRAMDDPTPGKLEKQIDRIINERLNDGQLDECDLTLKDLTRIKQSFLAILVGIHHHRIKYPEEQKKQTQQEDIAI; encoded by the coding sequence ATGGCTACTGCTGTTAGGAAAATAAAGGACTTTTTCACTGTTCCGCCGGGCTTTGATTTCAGGACGAATATCGGAGTCAAGATCGGGATTGGTATTGTTACGTGGATAATTATTATCCTTTTCCTGCCCAGCTATAAATCAATCGAAACGCAGTACGAGATTGGGACTATATGGTCAAATGAGGACCTTATTGCGCCGTTTTCCTTTCCTGTATATAAGGACGACCAGGATTATGAAAATGAAAAGCAGGAGGTCATAAATAGTGTATCACCGATATTCAAAGAAAGCGGACTGCAGGAAGCCAGCGTTAAGTCTCAATTGAGTAATTTCTTTGATAAGCTGGATAATATTCTTAATAAAGCAGAAGTTCTCCAAAAAGATAATAAGGGCGATATTAATTCTGAGCTTCTCGACGAACAGAAGGATAAGCTTTTTGTTGAGTTTTCCCCGGAGGAATGGCGGGCTTTGTTTTCATATTACAAAGGAGATCTAAGCGGTGAACGCATTTCCTACGGCAGGCTAAAGGAAGATCTGTCGTTATATCTTCAGGAACTATCCAAGAACAAAATCACCGATAAGAGTAAGTCTGATATTAAATCAGAGACAGTCTCTGTTATTATAGGTAATAACAAAGTACTGTCTTCGGAGAATGTTAGCGATATATTCGATAAAGAGCAGGTGGTCGAAATGGTTAACTCAAAATTTACGCCCCTGCTTTCCAATAATGAACTAAGCGAAGTTGTACGAAAAATAAGTAATGTATTCTTAAAACCTAGTCTTGTCTACGATGAAAACCTTACTAATCTTGAGATACAGACACGTATCGATGCAATCCCCAAAACCATCGGAATAGTTCGCGAGAACGAAAGAATAATAAGTAAACATGACCCCATTACCAGACAGACAAAACTTAAGCTCGATTCTTATAAGAAGGTCAGACTCGAAAGAGTAGGAGTGCAGGATTACTTCGTGCAGTATATTGGGAAAGCCTTAATGGTGCTTATACTTTTGCTTTCATTCGTATTCTTTTTAAGGTATATCAGGCCGGAGGTTTTTGCCGACAACCTCATGCTTATTCTGATCTCCTCATTGATCATACTTCAATGTTTCTTTGCTTACCTGAGCTTGCAAGTAGTGGTCAATGCCCCGGTAGAACTATTAATATTTGTGCCTGTTACTTCTATCTTACTTACGATCATTTTTGACTCCAGACTTTCATTTTACAGTTCGGCAATAACATGCTTCCTGATTGCCGCCGTAAGGGGAGGAGATTTTACAATTGCGTTCATTTCCTTCTGTGGAGCTGTTCTCGCGATATTCAGTGTAAGGGATATGAAGAATCGGAACCAGATATTCCGCTCGTTTTTCTTCATTCTTATTGGTAATTCCATTTCTATACTTGCTATATCACTCGACAGGGTACAGGATACCAGTCAGATCTTGAGCCATTTGTTATTTGGAGCGATAAATGCTATAATGTCGCCTGTAATAGCATACGGTCTGCTGATCTTTTATGAAAAGGCATTCAGAATTACAACAGACTTAACTTTAGTAGAGCTGTCGGATTTTAATCACCCGCTTTTGAAAGAGCTTTCATCGAAGGCTCCGGGTACGTTCCATCATAGTATTATAATGGGTAATCTCAGTGAAAAAGCCGCGGATGCGATAGGCGCGAATGGTGTTCTTGCCAGGGTCGGATGCTATTACCATGATATCGGAAAGATAGCAAGACCGGAATACTACGTGGAAAACCAGATGGATAATAATCTACATGACAGGCTTAATCCAAAAATGAGTGCAAAGATAATTATCTCACACGTAAAAGATGGCGTAAAGCTTGCCGAGAAATATAGACTTCCGCAGGAAATAATTAACTTTATACCGATGCACCATGGTACCATACTTGTGTCATATTTTCACAATAAAGATAAAGAGGCTCTCGAAGCGGAAGGGCAGTCGGATGAAATATACCGCTATCCCGGACCTAAACCCTCTACGAAGGAAGCCGGTATAGTGATGCTGGCAGATGCAGTGGAAGCCTCGACACGGGCTATGGATGATCCTACTCCCGGTAAGCTCGAAAAGCAGATCGACAGGATAATAAATGAGCGCCTTAACGACGGACAACTTGATGAGTGTGATCTTACATTAAAGGATCTTACGAGGATAAAACAAAGCTTCCTTGCAATTCTTGTTGGTATTCATCATCACAGAATAAAATATCCTGAAGAGCAAAAGAAACAAACTCAGCAGGAAGATATAGCCATCTAA
- a CDS encoding cystathionine gamma-synthase family protein, with translation MDKNDLKPESLMMSYGYDPELSEGAVKCPIFQTSTFAFKTAEEGKAFFEVAYGHRKKKPNEHMGLIYSRINNPDLEILENRLTLWDKAEDCAVFESGMSAISTIFLEFLKPGDLLVFSSPLYGGTDHFIKHVLTKFNINILGVKAGMLKDEVIGLIEKSGYAQNLAMIYIETPANPTNALIDIQCCKEIANKYSKDDKEVILAVDNTYMGPLWQHPLQLGADLVVYSATKYIGGHSDVIAGACLGSRELISRIKTLRTFLGNMCGPWTGWLLMRSLETLKIRMELQAQNAAKVAKFLKEHPKVEKVYYLGFITPDDEPAYSIYKKQYDCDGAMISFDINGGEKEAFTFLNNLKLIKLAVSLGGTESLAEHPCTMTHVDVDENERKDMFITEKLIRLSIGIENADDLIWDIEQALQKV, from the coding sequence ATGGATAAAAATGATCTAAAACCGGAAAGCCTGATGATGTCATACGGATATGATCCGGAACTCTCTGAGGGCGCAGTAAAATGTCCTATATTCCAGACTTCAACATTTGCATTTAAAACGGCCGAAGAAGGTAAAGCTTTTTTTGAGGTGGCTTATGGACACAGAAAAAAGAAACCGAATGAACATATGGGGCTTATATACAGCCGTATCAATAATCCTGATCTGGAAATACTCGAAAACAGGTTAACACTTTGGGATAAAGCAGAGGATTGTGCTGTTTTTGAAAGCGGAATGTCGGCAATTTCGACCATTTTTCTCGAATTTCTAAAACCGGGTGATCTGCTTGTCTTCTCATCACCACTATATGGAGGCACCGATCACTTTATCAAACATGTTCTGACAAAATTCAATATCAATATTCTCGGAGTAAAAGCGGGGATGCTAAAAGATGAAGTGATAGGCTTGATCGAAAAATCCGGTTATGCTCAAAATCTCGCAATGATATATATTGAAACGCCCGCAAACCCCACAAATGCTCTCATTGATATCCAATGCTGTAAGGAAATTGCGAATAAATATTCAAAAGATGATAAAGAAGTTATTCTTGCGGTTGACAATACATATATGGGTCCCCTATGGCAGCATCCTTTACAGCTCGGAGCCGACCTTGTTGTGTATTCGGCAACAAAATATATAGGAGGGCATAGTGATGTTATAGCAGGTGCATGTCTCGGATCAAGGGAATTGATTTCAAGGATAAAGACTCTGCGTACCTTTTTGGGAAATATGTGCGGACCATGGACAGGATGGCTTCTCATGCGAAGTCTCGAGACACTTAAGATCAGGATGGAACTTCAAGCGCAGAATGCTGCAAAGGTAGCAAAATTCCTTAAAGAACATCCAAAGGTCGAGAAAGTTTACTACCTGGGATTTATTACGCCGGACGATGAGCCTGCCTATTCGATATACAAGAAGCAATATGATTGTGACGGAGCAATGATCTCGTTCGATATCAATGGCGGGGAAAAAGAAGCTTTTACATTCCTTAATAATCTTAAACTGATAAAGCTGGCAGTTAGCCTGGGGGGAACAGAAAGCCTCGCAGAACATCCTTGCACAATGACGCATGTTGACGTAGACGAGAATGAACGAAAAGATATGTTTATTACAGAAAAGCTTATACGGTTGTCTATCGGGATAGAGAATGCAGACGATCTGATATGGGATATAGAGCAGGCGTTACAAAAGGTATAA